GACCCTTGGCGCTCGCGATGCCAACCGCCGGTGCTGTCGAGGGTGATCTGCGCGTCGCGCGCCGACAGGTAAGCGACGCCGCGGGCCGTGCAGAAGTCACAGTCGCACGCGCGCGGGGTGTGCTCCCCCAGCGGACTGGGAAGCGCCAGGCGCACCGTGCAGCGACCGCATGCGCAGGCACCCCGGGACACGTCGAGCGTCAGCTCAGTCATACGCCACCTAACATATCCGTTTCCATCCATCGCTCCTCTTACCCGCGCGCGGGCCTGTGGGGTATGGTGAGCGTCCAAGGCCTCGGTCCCGTCGTCGCCGTCGTTGCGGTGCGGTAGGCCACCGCCTCGTGCCCCGCAGGAATGGAGAACGGTCATGGATATCGAGCGCAGGACCCTACCAGAGCAACACTACCTCTACGTACACCGCGAGTGCGAGTACGGCCCGCAAATCGGCGAGGCCATGGGCTCCGCCTTCGGCGAGGTGTACAGCTTCAACGCCGAACACGGCATCAAGCCCCTTTCGATGCCCATGACGGTCTACATGGAGATGGACCCCAGCATCCTGCGCTTTCGCGGTGGGTGCCTGGTCACGCCCGAGGATGCCGCGAAGGCGACCGGCAACATCAAGGCCGCCACCCTGCCCGCCGGCGATGTCATGGCGACCACCCACGTGGGCCCCTACGAACGCATGAACGAGACCCACAAGGCGCTCTGGAGCCACATGGAGGCGGAGGGGATCCCCTGCGCGATGCCGATCTGGGAGATCTACGTGGACGACCCTGAGCGCACGGACCCGTCTGCCGTGCGCACGGAGATCTACCGCACGGTGGGCTGACCCGGCGCGCTCTCCCCTACTGGGAGATCTCGTAGGCGACGACCAACTCCGGGCCGCCATCGGTCTGCGTGAGCGACAGGGTCACGCGCTCGCGTCCAGGCACGAGATCGAAGCTGACGGCCTGCGGTGCGCTCGCGACGCTCGCCGCCAAGGCACCGGCCAACTCGCCTACGCCCACCGGCACCACTTCCCGTAGGCGCTCGAGTCGCGCTACGGCCAGGTGCCCCAGTGGCCCGTCAGGCTCGGCGTCCAGTTGGAAGGCGTAGGTGATCGTGGCCGGCGCGCACCCGGACTGGGAGATGAGCACCCGCTCCCCGGTGCGTAGCCACACGCGCTCCGCCACCGTGTAGGGCACCGGTCGGGCCAGCTGGTACTGGCGCACCACCTCCAGCGTCGTGTTCACCACCGGATGGGGTGGCTCGAAGACACACGGTACCTCCTCCGCCGAGGCGCGGTGGGGCGAGCCCAGCAGGAGCAGCTGTGTCACGAGCGCAGC
This genomic stretch from Pseudomonadota bacterium harbors:
- a CDS encoding GyrI-like domain-containing protein; translated protein: MDIERRTLPEQHYLYVHRECEYGPQIGEAMGSAFGEVYSFNAEHGIKPLSMPMTVYMEMDPSILRFRGGCLVTPEDAAKATGNIKAATLPAGDVMATTHVGPYERMNETHKALWSHMEAEGIPCAMPIWEIYVDDPERTDPSAVRTEIYRTVG